Below is a window of Impatiens glandulifera chromosome 2, dImpGla2.1, whole genome shotgun sequence DNA.
CGGACTAAACCGAAATCATCTAACAAGCCGGTTGAACTCTTTTACTTAAAtcccgaaaaaaaaaaaattacatgtgcatacattttttatttatttattttttcattcttaattCTGAATGATTATAGATGTAATTCACGATCCCTCATATTTTTCAAGAATTCTTAATACAACCTAACAGAACTTTCACAATTGGAAAATCCAATCTTAGATAGCTAGGCCCAACCCAAGATGGGTAACACGACCTTTCAGCTCGAGCCACCCACCTTTTTTAGTGGCTGCTATGGGCCAGAGGGTGAggcttaattattaattaagaacaTATTGagagtttatttaatattatctcATCGATTATAAACTCATAAATTCTGAAAGTTTAGTTCAAATTCTTATAtagttgattatatattattatttatagtataaatttcattaaaaaataacactaaAAATCACATTCTAATTTGATTTCATTAGCTGCTTTCTTCTCCTGTCTCTGAAAAGAACCATCCAAAGATTGAGAACCCACAAAATGCTAACAAGAATTGCCCCAACAATCACAACCATCCAAGAAACCCAAGCCCACATTGGAATCAATCCATCCGCCTTCCCACTCAAATAAAAAACCAACATCTTACAAACAAACGCCGGTCCTAAAACTCCCCTCATTACcgaataaaacaaataaaacgcCGGCGACAACACCCTATACACCTTTTCCGCCGCCGGACAATCCTCCCTCCGGTACCCAACTAAGCACCACACATTCTGGCACGCGCTCGTCGACTCCGCTAGTACGAGGAGTACTAGAACCGCGTGAGCCCCATGTCCGACCGCGTACCTACATGTGAGGAACACGTGCAGAGTGGCCAAATGGTGTGCGATGTAGAGAAAGTCGGTCGGAATGAACAGAATGTAGTGCAATAAGTCGGCGATGAAGTAGGCGATGCTGAATTCTAGTACGGTGTTCTGAAAAGCCGTGTTCTTTGACGCTAAATCGAGTTGGGTTTGTGAGATCATGATAGATTTGATAGCTAAAATAACTGCAGGGGTTCCATGGAAAAGAGACATGACAGTGCTTGAAGCTTCTGCTCTGTGTTTTGCTTTCCATTGCCGGAAAATTGTAAAGTATCCGGTTAAGTATATGGAAGTAAAGACAAGTATGAAAGATTGAAGATTTGAAATATCCATCTTATTCAAGGCCACAGTCGATGGTGGGTTTTGGGTTGGGTTTAGGGTTCTTGAAACAGAGGATTTGGATTCGGATTCGGGTCCTATTCCTAATCGTACTAGAAGAGTCGGGAAttgggttatatatatatatatatatttctgtcaTGTAGTAAAGAACTAAACTTTAGGAAGTTTCCGATTAATTGACGTCAACCTCTAATCTGATTGGATGCTAATTGCCAGGTCAGCAGATTGATGATAAGGTTAGAAGGAACGCAGGCAGTAATGTCCCACATTGATTACAATTATTGATATTTGTCTCTATTGCTTTAAAGTTATCAAATTAAACATAACCCTatataaagatatattatttaacttgttttgaaaatattctaCAAGTCAGTCATGACTCATGGGtcatttaagattatttataagtaatgtACTATCCAACCAATTGTTACTTTTTCATGGATATTATTCAAAACTTAACATATACTTcctattttaaactttatttattatacattttatatttgaacATAACTAAAGATAAGGAATAATTACTTAACCTAGTCTATCTGTACCCATGCCCACTTTTCCGCTAGAACTTTCTTCTTGTGTTGTTGACTGGATATTTTGTGAGcctaaatttttgtttaaatgttttttcttgaatattttcagttttcaagactaaatatgaatttatgaaATGGTTTCATCCTTtcaataaaacatattatttgtaatttaatgGTGTAACTAAAGTGATAAATGATTTCTACTTATAAAAA
It encodes the following:
- the LOC124927616 gene encoding TLC domain-containing protein At5g14285-like, producing the protein MDISNLQSFILVFTSIYLTGYFTIFRQWKAKHRAEASSTVMSLFHGTPAVILAIKSIMISQTQLDLASKNTAFQNTVLEFSIAYFIADLLHYILFIPTDFLYIAHHLATLHVFLTCRYAVGHGAHAVLVLLVLAESTSACQNVWCLVGYRREDCPAAEKVYRVLSPAFYLFYSVMRGVLGPAFVCKMLVFYLSGKADGLIPMWAWVSWMVVIVGAILVSILWVLNLWMVLFRDRRRKQLMKSN